In the genome of Paenibacillus antri, one region contains:
- a CDS encoding HD-GYP domain-containing protein translates to MSSVTLSIVVMLLAAAVLAMSGLYVAERRKKARLEAQWISARRALERIQPLAGMENNLDVLLEAFSHAVEASMYAFYLLQPEKKQYTLRALRHSKPNIGRAAPSYSGLTPYPEQPYLPPLSLPIDAGRIEGAGWIAEKGVSLLHISLQGGDGILRAGPARKRSKRLETTVAETVGWFSPVVSWLLQVEASVRSGEAARKSDASWRRLLLLIAEPESVVDLAFRVAMDVMELKDAEFVSAADDEPQGETAVSLRQDGGHAVFVCRYRTPSGVGERAFRSVPAHCVMDDRRIADSLRTACLQAEAFLAAAGNRATRSERVLLLKRFASLFDAMSPWKTGYAEQMSRYATVVARDLGLPDEEVQEIATAAWIANIGEAALETGLMTKDGRFTEDEYERMKTHAELGATMAELTLGERGRIAEAIRYHHERVDGRGYPSGLTGSSIPIGARVIAVVQTFLAAVHGRKQREPLAFGVALGRLEAAAGTMLDPEVVGTFVNWFSRKRADAGETMKPLGVCWEMHCTPSSLCEVCPVYGQREKPCWTYENQACASHGKSCKQCFVYTEAAERSGGSARK, encoded by the coding sequence ATGTCGTCCGTGACGCTGTCGATCGTCGTCATGCTCCTGGCGGCGGCGGTGCTTGCGATGTCGGGCTTATACGTCGCGGAGAGGCGGAAGAAAGCGCGACTGGAAGCTCAATGGATTTCCGCGAGACGGGCTTTGGAGCGAATCCAACCGCTCGCAGGCATGGAGAACAACTTGGACGTTCTGCTAGAGGCGTTCTCGCATGCGGTGGAAGCGTCGATGTACGCCTTCTATCTGCTGCAACCGGAGAAGAAGCAATATACGTTGAGAGCGCTGAGACACAGTAAGCCCAACATCGGCCGGGCGGCGCCGTCATACAGCGGACTTACCCCATACCCCGAACAGCCGTATTTGCCTCCTCTGTCGCTCCCTATCGATGCCGGAAGGATAGAAGGCGCGGGATGGATCGCGGAAAAAGGAGTCTCCTTGCTGCACATCTCGCTTCAAGGCGGAGACGGCATCTTGAGAGCCGGGCCGGCTAGGAAGCGCTCGAAGCGCCTGGAGACGACGGTCGCGGAGACGGTCGGATGGTTTTCCCCCGTCGTGTCCTGGCTGCTGCAAGTCGAAGCGTCGGTGCGCAGCGGGGAGGCTGCCCGAAAATCCGATGCGTCCTGGAGAAGGCTGCTCCTGCTCATAGCGGAGCCCGAATCCGTCGTGGACCTAGCGTTCCGCGTCGCGATGGATGTTATGGAGTTGAAGGACGCGGAGTTTGTTTCCGCGGCGGACGACGAGCCGCAAGGCGAGACGGCCGTATCCCTTCGCCAAGACGGAGGTCATGCGGTTTTCGTCTGCCGTTACCGGACGCCGTCGGGGGTAGGGGAGCGCGCATTCCGGTCGGTCCCCGCACACTGCGTCATGGACGATCGACGGATCGCGGATTCCTTGCGGACGGCTTGCCTGCAGGCGGAAGCGTTCCTTGCGGCGGCCGGCAACCGCGCGACGCGCTCGGAACGCGTCTTGTTGTTGAAGCGGTTCGCTTCCTTGTTCGATGCGATGAGCCCGTGGAAGACGGGATATGCGGAACAGATGAGCCGATATGCGACCGTCGTCGCCCGGGATCTGGGTCTGCCGGACGAAGAGGTGCAGGAGATCGCGACGGCGGCTTGGATCGCCAATATCGGGGAAGCGGCGCTCGAGACCGGTCTCATGACGAAGGACGGCCGGTTCACGGAAGACGAGTACGAACGAATGAAAACTCACGCGGAACTCGGCGCGACCATGGCGGAGTTGACGCTCGGCGAAAGAGGGCGCATCGCGGAAGCGATCCGGTATCACCATGAACGGGTGGATGGACGAGGGTACCCTTCCGGGTTGACGGGCTCCTCGATTCCGATCGGCGCTCGCGTCATTGCCGTCGTTCAGACGTTCCTGGCCGCGGTGCACGGCCGGAAGCAACGCGAGCCTCTCGCCTTCGGCGTAGCGTTGGGCAGGCTCGAAGCCGCCGCGGGCACGATGTTGGATCCGGAAGTCGTCGGCACCTTCGTCAACTGGTTTTCGCGTAAGCGCGCCGACGCGGGAGAAACGATGAAGCCGCTCGGCGTCTGCTGGGAGATGCACTGTACACCATCGTCTTTATGCGAAGTTTGTCCCGTGTACGGACAACGGGAGAAGCCGTGTTGGACATACGAAAACCAGGCATGCGCTTCGCATGGAAAGTCATGCAAGCAATGCTTCGTCTATACGGAGGCGGCAGAACGCTCAGGGGGGAGTGCGAGGAAGTGA
- a CDS encoding CotH kinase family protein, which yields MKHRTHSNGWLRLAVLAVALALPGCSVTLVYDDAPSSVLQPESEYPLSNEVVHLYVTVLPQDKSKGERYGYTFDETNAMGRGDILSKDPLFDIIIREGTSEGPSEEEASKPPIVSNATLELRGNMALNDVQKSYKIRLDDDSERWPGQDTLNLNKHYRDLTRVRNKLSYDYFAMIPDLISLRTQFVQLHVKDESDGVQGGDFEDYGLYTHVEEVNEAFLASRKLDPYGQLYKAVGFGFFRYEEQLKLVTDPTYDEAAFETVLEVEGSQDHRKLISMLEAVNDPTTDFVRVFDRYFDRDNYFTWMAVNLLFGNLDTFTFNYFIYSPSNSQRWYFIPWDYDRTFRNFEWFGGSKQPMDPWKAGLSNWWGVKLHQRVIQTPELLEGLKAKVEALGGIVTEERTRELLNGYYDAVGPIVTQGADAAAFPKEIGQFDEEFKRIAGMPSFYKQQFYELLEKPMPVFVSSPAANDGKLRFVWDPSYDAQGDAVAYDFEIGAEPLLSNPIVSVRDLSDSTYEIDPPAPGTYYVRVTVKDAAGHTQVSYGSVRGEDGAYIFGVNAFTVE from the coding sequence GTGAAACATCGAACACATTCGAACGGTTGGCTGCGACTCGCCGTCCTGGCGGTCGCGCTCGCGCTTCCCGGTTGTTCCGTCACGCTCGTGTACGACGACGCGCCGAGTTCGGTGCTCCAGCCTGAGTCGGAGTACCCCTTATCGAACGAGGTCGTTCACTTGTACGTAACGGTCCTTCCGCAAGACAAGAGCAAGGGCGAACGATACGGTTACACGTTCGACGAGACGAACGCGATGGGACGGGGCGACATCTTGTCGAAGGATCCGCTCTTCGATATCATCATCCGGGAAGGAACGAGCGAAGGTCCTTCGGAAGAGGAAGCCTCCAAGCCACCGATCGTGTCGAACGCCACGCTCGAGCTGCGCGGCAACATGGCGCTGAACGACGTACAGAAATCTTATAAAATTCGGTTGGATGACGATTCCGAGCGGTGGCCGGGGCAAGATACGTTGAATTTGAACAAGCATTACCGCGATCTGACGCGCGTGCGCAATAAGCTGAGCTACGATTATTTCGCCATGATTCCGGATTTGATCAGCTTGCGGACTCAATTCGTGCAGCTGCACGTGAAGGATGAGAGCGACGGAGTCCAGGGCGGAGACTTCGAAGACTACGGGTTATACACCCATGTAGAAGAAGTGAACGAAGCGTTCTTAGCGTCAAGAAAACTTGACCCCTACGGGCAACTATATAAAGCGGTCGGGTTCGGCTTCTTCCGGTACGAGGAGCAGCTGAAGCTCGTCACCGATCCGACGTACGACGAGGCCGCGTTCGAAACCGTGTTGGAGGTGGAGGGAAGCCAAGATCATCGGAAGCTGATCTCGATGCTGGAGGCGGTCAACGATCCGACGACCGATTTCGTTCGCGTCTTCGACAGATATTTCGACCGCGACAATTATTTCACCTGGATGGCGGTAAACCTTCTGTTCGGAAATCTCGATACGTTCACCTTCAACTATTTCATTTACAGTCCCTCGAACTCGCAGCGGTGGTATTTCATCCCATGGGATTACGATCGGACGTTCCGTAACTTCGAGTGGTTCGGCGGCAGTAAGCAGCCGATGGATCCTTGGAAGGCGGGATTGTCGAACTGGTGGGGCGTGAAGCTGCATCAGAGGGTCATTCAAACACCAGAGCTGTTGGAAGGATTAAAGGCGAAGGTCGAAGCGCTAGGGGGAATCGTTACCGAGGAACGCACGAGGGAGCTCTTGAACGGGTATTATGATGCGGTCGGACCGATCGTGACGCAAGGGGCGGATGCGGCGGCGTTCCCGAAGGAAATCGGACAGTTCGACGAGGAATTTAAGAGGATAGCCGGGATGCCGAGCTTTTACAAACAGCAATTTTACGAGCTGCTCGAAAAGCCGATGCCGGTGTTCGTATCGTCTCCCGCGGCGAATGACGGCAAGCTTCGATTCGTATGGGATCCGTCCTACGACGCGCAAGGGGACGCGGTCGCTTACGATTTCGAAATCGGGGCGGAACCGCTCCTGTCGAATCCGATCGTATCCGTCCGCGATCTGTCGGATTCGACGTATGAGATCGATC